One part of the Pseudoliparis swirei isolate HS2019 ecotype Mariana Trench chromosome 6, NWPU_hadal_v1, whole genome shotgun sequence genome encodes these proteins:
- the dus2 gene encoding tRNA-dihydrouridine(20) synthase [NAD(P)+]-like, with protein sequence MASVGLSFRNITALAPMVRVGTLPMRLLALDYGADVVYSEELIDIKMAKCHRVVNEVLDTVDFVAPDDRVMFRTCEREKDRVVFQMGTADPDRALVVARLVEQDVAAIDVNMGCPKEYSTKGGMGAALLSDPDKIEAILRRLVSGVSVPVTCKIRILPSLEETVLLVRRIEKTGVAAIAVHGRLKDERPRHPLHMEHLQAAARAVSIPIIANGGSLDLVKTNSDIAAFRAASGASSVMLARAAMWNASVFREGGPLPLEAVMEDYLRHAIRYNNHAFNTKYCLCQMLRDKVESPLGKQLQAAQTTREISEAFGLQLFYQLTQDQLQLKKRSSSQTEELQVEGGVSMMAVRFERREYPPHITPKMFLLEWSRKEKLEQPLYEMVQRSQDRSFQSTVTLEKKKYRSTLWEKSKRFAEQAAAVVCLRVLGVPEGLIGEEDSGLVCKRKLSGAAQEDRSRKRPVGRTRGEPDRMDQTRGEPDPVENGERRLCEESETLS encoded by the exons ATGGCCTCAGTCGGGCTGAGCTTCCGGAACATCACCGCCCTGGCCCCCATGGTCCGGGTGGGCACTCTGCCCATGAGGCTGCTGGCTCTGGACTACGGGGCCGATGTGGTCTACAGTGAG GAGTTGATCGACATCAAAATGGCCAAATGTCACAGAGTGGTGAACG AGGTTCTGGACACGGTGGACTTCGTTGCCCCGGACGACCGTGTGATGTTCAGGACCTGCGAGCGCGAGAAGGACCGAGTCGTCTTCCAGATG GGAACTGCAGACCCGGACCGAGCTCTCGTTGTGGCCCGGCTCGT GGAGCAGGATGTGGCTGCTATCGATGTGAATATGGGCTGTCCCAAAGAATACTCCACTAAG GGCGGGATGGGAGCTGCTCTTCTGTCGGATCCCGACAAGATCGAGGCG ATCCTCAGGAGGCTGGTCTCCGGCGTCTCCGTCCCCGTCACCTGCAAGATACGCATCCTGCCCTCG ctggaggagacggtcCTCCTGGTCCGGAGGATTGAGAAGACGGGCGTCGCCGCCATCGCGGTTCACGGAAG GCTGAAGGACGAGCGTCCTCGACACCCGCTGCACATGGAGCACCTGCAGGCCGCCGCCAGGGCCGTCTCCATCCCCATCATCGCCAA CGGGGGCTCTCTGGACCTGGTGAAGACGAACAGCGACATCGCGGCGTTCCGGGCGGCGAGCGGCGCCTCGTCGGTGATGCTGGCTCGAGCCGCCATGTGGAACGCCTCCGTGTTCAGGGAGGGGGGGCCGCTCCCCCTGGAGGCCGTCATGGAGGACTACCTGAGACac GCGATCCGGTACAATAACCACGCCTTCAACACCAAGTACTGCCTGTGCCAGATGCTGAGGGACAAAGTGGAGTCTCCTCTGGGGAAGCAGCTGCAGGCGGCCCAGACCACCCGGGAGATCAG cgaggCCTTCGGCCTGCAGCTCTTCTACCAGCTGACTCAGGACCAGCTgcagctgaagaagaggagcagcagccagacggaggagctgcaggtggagggagGCGTCTCCATGATGGCTGTGAGGTTCGAGAG gagggaGTATCCTCCTCACATCACTCCTAAGATGTTCCTCCTGGAGTGGAGCCGcaaggagaagctggagcagcCTCTCTATGAGATG GTTCAACGTTCTCAGGATCGATCGTTTCAGTCGACGGTCAcactggagaagaagaagtacagGAGCACCCTgtg ggaGAAGTCCAAGCGCTTTGCGGAgcaggcggcggcggtggtCTGCCTGAGGGTCCTGggggtccctgaaggcctcatCGGGGAGGAGGACTCGGGTCTGGTCTGCAAGAGGAAGCTGAGCGGCGCCGCCCAGGAGGACCGGAGCAGGAAGCGCCCCGTGGGCCGGACCCGGGGGGAACCGGACCGCATGGACCAGACCCGGGGGGAACCGGACCCCGTGGAGAACGGCGAGCGGCGACTTTGCGAGGAGTCGGAAACTTTGAGTTGA